The genomic region GCTCTTAACTATGATAAAGAAAGGTCTACTTACGTGCTTGAACGCATGCGGGTACTCTATGCTCTCGAGCAGCAAATGCGGGAAGAAAAATTGGATTGGGAACAAAAAACAAAATTGAGACAGGAAAAATCGGCTCCGGTTCTTTTGGAATTAAAGGAGTGGATGACAGAGCAGCTTCCGATGATAATCCCGCGCGGCGGCCGCCCAAAAGTCCTCTTGGTCAGGCTATAGCCTACACTTTACCCCGCTGGGAAGGACTGACTGCGTACGCATTGCACGGACAAATTGAGATTGATAATAACCTCGCTGAGAATGTAATTAGACCCCTTGCGATTGGTTATGCATAGTTAAAGATT from Dyadobacter subterraneus harbors:
- a CDS encoding IS66 family transposase, giving the protein MDDRAASDDNPARRPPKSPLGQAIAYTLPRWEGLTAYALHGQIEIDNNLAENVIRPLAIGYA